A single Candidatus Diapherotrites archaeon DNA region contains:
- a CDS encoding DUF655 domain-containing protein, which produces MPNEEYAIVLDYLPTGKSDSYKSDPVAQVIGKEHLTLLEIIPKTQLKSGEIIYIGKEERDKVQYTKRRISFFDLTSNSLSELNKAVEKIVLDNEKQFIEFFNKAGPITIRMHQLELLPGLGKKHMFNILEERRNKPFESYSDIEKRVHLMPDPVKTIIKRIMIELEDEKQKHYLFARPPSKHEEEERFRYKRKY; this is translated from the coding sequence ATGCCTAACGAAGAATATGCAATTGTATTAGACTATTTACCTACAGGAAAGAGCGACTCCTATAAAAGCGACCCTGTGGCGCAGGTGATAGGGAAAGAGCATTTAACCCTGCTTGAAATAATCCCTAAAACTCAATTGAAGTCAGGCGAGATAATATACATTGGAAAAGAGGAAAGGGATAAAGTGCAGTACACCAAGAGAAGGATTTCTTTCTTTGACCTTACAAGCAATTCTTTGTCTGAACTGAACAAGGCAGTAGAAAAAATTGTTTTGGACAACGAAAAGCAGTTCATTGAATTCTTCAACAAGGCAGGGCCTATTACCATTAGAATGCATCAATTGGAGCTCCTTCCAGGCCTAGGAAAAAAGCACATGTTCAATATCCTTGAGGAAAGGCGGAATAAGCCTTTTGAGTCTTATTCGGACATAGAGAAGAGGGTGCATTTAATGCCTGACCCTGTCAAGACAATAATTAAGAGGATAATGATTGAATTGGAGGACGAAAAGCAGAAGCATTATCTTTTCGCTAGGCCTCCCTCAAAGCACGAGGAAGAAGAAAGATTCAGGTATAAGAGGAAGTATTGA
- a CDS encoding 50S ribosomal protein L21e, with protein sequence MPGKKARGKRAKQRDNLKKRKRATVNSLLAELKDNATVQVSIDSSVHSGLPHHRFQGKTGTVIEKRGSCYKIKLRDGNKSKELVVHPAHLKELK encoded by the coding sequence TTGCCTGGAAAGAAAGCAAGGGGGAAGAGGGCAAAGCAGAGGGACAACCTCAAGAAGAGGAAGAGGGCTACAGTGAATTCCCTGCTGGCTGAATTAAAGGATAATGCTACAGTGCAGGTGAGCATTGATTCCAGCGTTCATTCAGGTCTTCCGCACCACAGGTTCCAGGGAAAGACTGGAACAGTAATAGAAAAAAGAGGCTCCTGCTATAAGATTAAATTGAGGGACGGCAATAAGTCCAAAGAGCTTGTAGTGCATCCTGCTCACTTGAAGGAATTGAAGTAG
- a CDS encoding TATA-box-binding protein: MEYHIVNLVASANLNATLDLYNLAISVPNIEYEPEQFPGAILKLKEPKVSMLLFKNGKVICSGASNEKEISLAIIKASKIIHEIQPKVKVLREVEYNVVNLVATANLNQTLDLFQTALSLDNVEYEPEQFPGAILRIDEPKLTLLLFKNGKVICAGAKREELLRKGLEKAAALISAINKKKKPAELEEELIEEKPTKIPRKKELKKEKKIKARKPTKKTKAKKKTKKGKKKKVKKARKAKPKKKPKAKKGKKKRKK; the protein is encoded by the coding sequence ATGGAATACCATATCGTTAATTTGGTTGCTTCAGCTAACCTGAATGCAACTCTAGACCTTTATAATTTGGCTATAAGCGTTCCAAACATTGAGTACGAGCCAGAGCAATTCCCTGGAGCAATACTCAAATTAAAGGAGCCCAAGGTTTCAATGCTTTTATTCAAGAACGGAAAAGTCATCTGCTCAGGGGCATCAAACGAAAAAGAGATTTCTTTAGCAATAATAAAGGCATCAAAGATAATCCACGAAATACAGCCAAAAGTGAAAGTGCTGAGAGAAGTGGAATACAATGTCGTCAACTTGGTTGCAACAGCGAATTTGAACCAAACATTAGACTTATTCCAGACAGCATTAAGTCTGGATAACGTTGAATACGAGCCAGAGCAATTCCCTGGAGCAATCCTGAGAATTGATGAACCAAAACTGACTTTACTGTTATTCAAGAACGGAAAGGTAATCTGCGCTGGAGCAAAAAGAGAAGAGCTCCTAAGGAAAGGCCTCGAGAAGGCAGCAGCCCTCATAAGCGCAATAAACAAAAAGAAAAAGCCAGCAGAATTAGAAGAAGAACTAATAGAAGAAAAGCCTACAAAAATTCCTAGAAAAAAAGAATTAAAGAAAGAGAAAAAGATTAAAGCAAGAAAGCCTACAAAAAAAACAAAAGCAAAAAAGAAAACAAAAAAAGGCAAGAAGAAAAAAGTGAAAAAAGCAAGGAAGGCAAAGCCCAAGAAAAAACCTAAAGCAAAAAAAGGCAAGAAGAAAAGAAAGAAATAA